One Bacillus sp. 1780r2a1 DNA segment encodes these proteins:
- a CDS encoding ABC transporter ATP-binding protein produces the protein MPILQVNNLTKVYEGNVSYKALEGVNFSIEKGEFVGIMGPSGSGKTTLLNMVSTIDSPTAGEVLINNRNPHQLKKKEVALFRRRELGFVFQYFNLLDTLTVEENIILPLALDKVKSSEMAKRVASITSKLGIEHILKKRTYEISGGQMQRAAIARAIIHHPQLILADEPTGNLDSKVSKDVMETLQHLNEQENATMMMVTHDAHAASYCNRVIFIKDGQLYNEIYRGNNRQAFYQQIIDMLSVLGGDAHELSTTRL, from the coding sequence ATGCCTATTTTACAAGTCAATAACTTAACAAAAGTATATGAAGGAAACGTTTCTTACAAGGCGTTAGAAGGCGTTAATTTTTCAATTGAAAAAGGAGAATTTGTTGGCATTATGGGACCATCTGGAAGCGGAAAAACAACTCTGCTAAATATGGTTTCTACCATTGATTCACCTACAGCTGGAGAAGTACTTATTAATAACCGCAACCCTCATCAACTTAAGAAAAAAGAGGTTGCACTTTTTAGAAGACGTGAGCTTGGGTTTGTCTTCCAGTACTTTAATTTATTAGATACATTAACTGTTGAAGAAAATATTATCTTGCCACTCGCTTTAGATAAAGTAAAAAGTTCAGAAATGGCTAAGCGAGTAGCTTCTATTACTAGCAAACTTGGCATTGAACATATTTTAAAGAAACGTACGTACGAAATTTCAGGAGGGCAAATGCAACGAGCAGCCATCGCTCGAGCGATTATTCACCATCCACAGCTGATTTTAGCTGATGAACCAACAGGGAACTTAGACTCCAAAGTATCTAAAGATGTGATGGAAACTCTGCAACATTTAAATGAACAAGAAAATGCGACGATGATGATGGTTACTCATGATGCGCACGCAGCTAGTTATTGTAATCGTGTAATTTTTATTAAAGACGGACAACTTTATAACGAAATTTATCGCGGGAATAACCGCCAAGCTTTTTATCAGCAAATTATTGATATGCTATCAGTTTTAGGAGGAGACGCACATGAGCTTTCGACAACTCGCCTTTAA
- a CDS encoding ABC transporter permease, translated as MSFRQLAFKNVMRNKRTYAAYFLSSAFSVAVFFLYAMFIFHPGVTEGVTKEMAKKGMTAAEYIIYVFSFFFVLYSVSAFLKSRKREFGIFIMHGMSKRQLNTMIFLENMIIGFSAIITGILVGMLLGKLYLMIGSYVIGMEKPLAFLVPWQALALTTAAFTVLFLVISFFTSFFVRTNKLLDLFQSTSKPKPEPKTSIVLSLLAAGLLIGGYYLAWTANIYNIAFRFFIVILMTIIGTYFFYTQLSVFLLKMIKKNKRFYWNHTRLITISDLAYRMKDNARMFFMVTIVSTVAFCAIGTLSAMGGSKKLFDERAQIPVVYQSSDQNPNQAAQVQAIRDDFHKTDLSYNEIKVTLIEQTETETNKKVELISLSDYNAMAIAAGEKPLQLKENEGHYVSTVTYNTFSDEKMKPITLSESNLTFNVTKIIDAPYFSSGMVGYDLYVIPNELYKQIQKPTSTTHYYGFATKDWVETKDIGLSLYSREDGIYNGSYTSDPAFSFSSAGYDYNMMMEMYRTALFVALLVGCVFFIAAGSFLYFRLYTDLDYDKRQYQTIAKVGLTKAELHKIITPQLVLLFFVPILVAFVHSVFAFKALQGLFEFSVVKETAVVLLGFGAIQVVYFLLIRSRYLKHIKKAIM; from the coding sequence ATGAGCTTTCGACAACTCGCCTTTAAAAACGTTATGCGTAATAAGCGTACGTACGCAGCTTACTTTTTAAGTAGCGCCTTTTCTGTAGCCGTCTTTTTTCTCTATGCAATGTTTATTTTTCACCCTGGAGTCACAGAAGGTGTAACAAAAGAAATGGCAAAAAAGGGCATGACTGCCGCTGAATATATTATCTATGTATTTTCGTTTTTCTTCGTTCTGTATTCTGTCAGCGCATTTTTAAAGTCTCGCAAGCGTGAATTTGGAATTTTTATTATGCACGGAATGTCTAAACGTCAGCTAAACACCATGATTTTCTTAGAAAATATGATTATTGGTTTTTCAGCCATCATTACAGGAATCCTTGTTGGAATGCTCCTTGGCAAGCTCTACTTAATGATTGGATCTTACGTTATTGGCATGGAGAAGCCTCTTGCGTTTCTAGTCCCTTGGCAAGCACTCGCATTAACAACAGCTGCATTTACCGTTTTATTTCTGGTTATTTCATTTTTCACAAGCTTTTTTGTACGCACAAACAAATTGTTAGATTTGTTTCAATCCACATCAAAACCAAAGCCTGAACCTAAAACTTCTATTGTTTTATCGTTACTGGCTGCTGGGTTATTAATTGGAGGCTATTACTTAGCTTGGACGGCTAACATCTATAACATCGCCTTTCGATTTTTTATCGTTATCCTGATGACCATTATTGGAACCTACTTTTTCTATACGCAGCTAAGTGTTTTCTTATTAAAAATGATTAAGAAAAATAAGCGCTTTTACTGGAATCATACGCGTCTTATTACCATTTCAGATTTAGCTTATAGAATGAAAGATAACGCTCGTATGTTTTTCATGGTAACAATCGTGTCAACTGTTGCTTTTTGTGCAATTGGAACCTTATCGGCGATGGGTGGTTCTAAAAAGCTATTTGATGAACGTGCTCAAATCCCAGTTGTCTATCAATCATCGGACCAAAACCCGAACCAAGCAGCACAAGTACAAGCCATTCGAGATGATTTTCATAAAACGGACTTATCATATAATGAAATCAAAGTAACCTTAATCGAACAGACAGAAACCGAAACAAATAAAAAAGTTGAGCTTATCTCTTTATCAGATTATAATGCGATGGCCATTGCCGCTGGTGAAAAACCGCTTCAGTTAAAAGAAAATGAAGGTCATTATGTCAGCACAGTCACTTATAATACGTTCTCAGATGAAAAGATGAAGCCCATTACCTTAAGTGAAAGCAATCTAACATTTAACGTAACAAAAATTATTGATGCACCTTACTTTTCTTCTGGAATGGTCGGCTATGATTTGTACGTCATTCCAAATGAGCTTTATAAACAAATTCAAAAACCTACGTCAACAACTCACTACTACGGGTTTGCAACCAAAGATTGGGTTGAAACAAAAGACATTGGCTTGAGTTTATATAGTAGAGAAGACGGCATTTATAACGGGAGTTATACGAGTGATCCAGCTTTTTCTTTCTCATCAGCTGGATATGATTACAATATGATGATGGAAATGTATCGCACTGCTCTTTTTGTCGCTCTTTTAGTTGGGTGTGTTTTCTTTATTGCAGCAGGAAGCTTTTTATACTTCCGTTTGTATACAGACCTTGACTATGATAAGCGCCAGTATCAAACGATTGCAAAAGTTGGTTTAACTAAGGCTGAGCTCCATAAGATTATTACGCCACAGCTTGTTTTATTATTTTTTGTTCCCATTCTTGTAGCGTTTGTACACAGTGTATTTGCATTTAAAGCTCTACAAGGCTTATTTGAATTCTCAGTTGTTAAGGAAACTGCAGTTGTTCTGCTTGGATTCGGAGCTATTCAGGTAGTGTATTTCTTATTGATTCGCTCCCGTTATCTAAAACATATTAAAAAAGCTATTATGTAA
- a CDS encoding NAD(P)/FAD-dependent oxidoreductase — translation MNQNYDVIVVGAGPAGIFTCYELTLKLPEAKVLLIDKGHDIYRRNCPILQKKIEKCPPANNKKDFAGCLPACSITNGFGGAGAYSDGKFNITSEFGGWMTDYLPESQVVDLIKYVDEINLKHGATDSITDPLTDKVREIEKRGYAAGLKLLRAQVRHLGTEQNLEILKSIYEYLKERIDMQYKTEVADFVTEKVDGKHIVRGIELKNGEVLTADKVVVSPGRDGSKWMTDLLKKRRLKMINNQVDIGVRVETSDIVMEEINKHLYEGKFIYNTSVGTQVRTFCSNPSGHVVVENHSGIMLANGHAYKDPKLGSKNTNFALLVSHKFSDPFDQPNEYAHEVSRLANMLSNGGLVVQKYGDILKGRRSTPTRIKEGFLEPTLKEAVPGDLGLVLPYNTMKSLIEMTEALDHVTPGLASEHTLFYGVEAKFYSARPKLTDRFETEISGLYVGGDGAGITRGLAQASACGVWVARDIVEKLKDGKTKEQPAMV, via the coding sequence ATGAATCAAAATTATGATGTAATTGTTGTAGGAGCAGGCCCAGCTGGAATTTTTACTTGTTATGAATTAACGCTAAAACTACCTGAAGCAAAAGTATTGTTAATTGATAAAGGACACGATATTTACCGAAGAAATTGTCCGATTCTTCAAAAAAAGATAGAAAAATGTCCGCCGGCAAATAACAAAAAAGATTTTGCAGGCTGTTTACCCGCTTGTTCAATTACCAATGGATTTGGTGGAGCAGGCGCATATTCAGATGGGAAATTTAATATCACAAGTGAATTTGGAGGATGGATGACAGATTATCTTCCTGAATCACAGGTTGTCGATTTAATTAAATATGTAGATGAAATTAACTTAAAGCATGGGGCAACAGATTCGATTACGGACCCATTAACTGACAAAGTACGTGAAATTGAAAAACGTGGCTACGCAGCAGGCTTAAAGTTATTGCGTGCACAAGTTCGTCACTTAGGGACAGAACAAAACTTAGAAATTTTGAAGAGTATTTATGAATATTTAAAAGAACGCATCGACATGCAGTATAAAACGGAAGTTGCTGATTTTGTTACAGAGAAAGTTGATGGAAAGCATATTGTTCGTGGGATTGAACTTAAAAATGGAGAAGTACTAACTGCTGATAAAGTCGTTGTATCTCCAGGACGAGATGGTTCAAAATGGATGACTGATTTATTAAAAAAACGCCGATTAAAAATGATTAACAACCAAGTCGATATTGGAGTCCGTGTTGAGACTTCGGATATTGTAATGGAAGAGATTAATAAGCACTTATATGAAGGTAAATTTATTTATAATACATCAGTTGGTACGCAGGTAAGAACGTTCTGTAGTAATCCTTCAGGGCATGTAGTTGTTGAAAATCATTCAGGCATTATGTTAGCAAACGGTCATGCGTACAAAGATCCAAAGCTAGGTAGTAAGAATACGAACTTTGCACTGCTTGTATCTCATAAATTTTCAGATCCATTTGATCAACCAAACGAATATGCACACGAAGTATCAAGGCTAGCAAACATGCTATCAAATGGAGGCTTAGTCGTACAGAAGTACGGTGATATTTTAAAAGGCCGACGTTCAACACCAACTCGTATTAAAGAAGGGTTCTTAGAACCAACGTTAAAAGAAGCAGTCCCTGGAGATCTTGGACTTGTTCTCCCTTACAATACAATGAAGAGTTTAATTGAAATGACCGAAGCACTGGATCATGTAACGCCAGGTTTAGCTTCTGAACACACGCTTTTCTATGGGGTAGAAGCAAAGTTTTACTCTGCGCGTCCAAAGTTAACCGATCGCTTTGAGACAGAGATTTCAGGTTTATACGTTGGAGGAGATGGTGCTGGAATTACACGAGGATTAGCTCAAGCAAGTGCTTGTGGCGTATGGGTGGCACGAGATATCGTGGAAAAGTTAAAAGACGGAAAAACAAAAGAACAACCAGCAATGGTATAA
- a CDS encoding ATP-binding protein, producing MDQERLYEQLFSMSLTPMLIMDLNGEVQALNDACAHLFKKEKEQLLSSNVFQHVSQFLIKKADIAPLHNCEEEVVVLNKQINQQVPIHIHIQRMKEQPHLLVVQWKEFSSSFEKQEEVIRKMKQYKQFVKQSQDAFIVTQEGKIQYINPAGVRMLGGTKKADYLGRYWLHFIHPEHLEIVKKRMNQLMKGMSIRPRAEVKLLTKRGVVSIESSATKIKFKGEDAIQYIIRDVTDRKKYDEMASKSEKLMMVSKLAAGVAHEIRNPLTAVKGFVQLLNASQQYNKSYHDIMLEELNRVESIIQEFLTLAKPKSEHPFKKKSLHQILNHVTLLLTTHANYKNSEIKSFLEGDIEILCEENALKQVFINLIQNSLESMDKGVVTVRTEKRNGYGVVTIEDQGCGIDEQSLARLGEPFYSTKQTGTGLGLMVSYQIIEQHQGHISFTSQIGVGTKVEIAIPHVKEPVNV from the coding sequence ATGGATCAAGAAAGGCTATATGAACAGCTATTTTCAATGTCGTTAACACCCATGCTTATCATGGATCTTAATGGAGAAGTTCAAGCTTTAAATGATGCTTGTGCACATCTATTTAAGAAAGAAAAAGAGCAACTTCTTTCTTCCAATGTCTTTCAGCACGTTAGCCAATTTTTAATTAAAAAAGCTGATATTGCTCCTCTTCATAATTGTGAAGAAGAAGTGGTTGTACTGAACAAGCAAATAAACCAACAAGTGCCTATACATATTCATATTCAGAGAATGAAAGAGCAACCTCATCTTCTTGTTGTACAGTGGAAGGAATTTTCTTCTAGTTTTGAAAAGCAAGAGGAAGTTATCCGGAAAATGAAGCAGTACAAACAGTTTGTAAAGCAGAGTCAAGATGCTTTTATCGTTACCCAAGAAGGCAAGATTCAATACATAAACCCAGCTGGTGTGCGTATGCTTGGTGGAACTAAAAAAGCGGACTATCTAGGGCGATATTGGCTTCACTTCATCCATCCAGAACATCTAGAAATCGTAAAAAAACGAATGAATCAGCTCATGAAAGGAATGTCTATTCGCCCTCGGGCTGAAGTGAAGTTATTAACTAAGCGCGGAGTGGTTAGTATTGAATCTTCTGCAACAAAAATTAAATTTAAAGGCGAAGATGCCATTCAGTATATTATTCGTGATGTAACTGATCGAAAGAAGTATGATGAAATGGCAAGTAAGTCTGAAAAGCTCATGATGGTGAGCAAGTTAGCAGCTGGCGTAGCCCATGAAATAAGAAACCCATTGACTGCAGTTAAAGGGTTTGTACAATTATTAAATGCATCTCAGCAGTATAATAAATCCTACCATGATATTATGCTAGAAGAACTGAATCGCGTTGAATCAATTATTCAAGAGTTTTTAACGCTGGCAAAGCCAAAAAGCGAGCACCCTTTTAAGAAGAAAAGCCTTCACCAAATTTTAAATCATGTAACGTTACTGCTTACTACTCATGCAAATTATAAAAATAGTGAAATTAAAAGTTTTCTCGAAGGAGACATTGAAATTCTCTGTGAGGAGAATGCATTAAAGCAAGTATTCATAAACCTTATTCAAAATTCATTGGAATCAATGGATAAAGGTGTAGTAACGGTTAGAACAGAAAAAAGAAACGGATATGGCGTAGTAACAATTGAAGATCAGGGTTGTGGAATAGACGAACAATCACTAGCTCGTTTAGGTGAGCCGTTCTATTCTACGAAGCAAACGGGAACAGGCTTAGGTCTGATGGTCAGCTATCAAATTATTGAACAGCATCAGGGGCATATTTCATTTACAAGTCAAATAGGGGTAGGCACAAAAGTTGAAATTGCGATTCCGCATGTAAAAGAGCCAGTGAATGTATAG
- a CDS encoding YjcZ family sporulation protein — translation MYNYDCYDQCHYPVGGYHHHHCGSGNSFALILVLFILLVIIGCSYIC, via the coding sequence ATGTATAATTATGATTGCTATGATCAATGTCACTATCCGGTTGGAGGGTATCACCACCACCACTGTGGATCAGGAAATTCATTTGCATTAATTCTTGTGCTGTTTATTTTATTAGTTATCATTGGGTGCAGTTACATCTGCTAG
- a CDS encoding DUF4397 domain-containing protein → MANYSFDQYIKKAMKYDFLSNYYKYSDPSRHIAYYEKHLYYVQQAILAGDHTQGPRVAKPMARIFHASPDAPSVDIYLNGRRVIRNLTYKQETDYLPLGDPGRYTISVYPAGQTEKPLLTKSFTFEGNQKYTVAAVNNLNELELLFIYDDSKVPSGETKVRFIHLSPNAPAVDIAARGGDVVFSDVTFKEITNYLGLSPMFVQLDVRIAGTDDVVLSIPPLSLRPNRAYTVYAVGYAQGKPALEALISQDR, encoded by the coding sequence ATGGCTAATTATTCATTTGACCAATACATTAAAAAAGCAATGAAATATGATTTCTTATCAAACTACTACAAATATAGCGACCCTTCCCGTCATATTGCTTATTACGAAAAGCATTTATACTATGTGCAACAAGCAATCTTAGCAGGGGACCATACACAAGGACCACGAGTAGCTAAACCAATGGCCAGAATTTTCCACGCTTCTCCTGATGCACCTTCCGTTGATATTTACTTGAATGGAAGACGTGTCATTCGTAATCTTACTTACAAGCAAGAAACCGACTATTTGCCTTTAGGAGACCCAGGTCGCTATACAATTTCTGTTTATCCTGCTGGCCAAACAGAAAAACCGTTACTTACAAAGTCGTTTACGTTTGAAGGGAACCAAAAATATACGGTTGCAGCCGTAAATAATTTAAACGAGCTAGAATTGCTTTTTATTTATGATGATAGTAAAGTTCCCAGTGGAGAAACAAAGGTGAGGTTTATTCACCTGTCTCCTAATGCACCAGCAGTTGACATTGCTGCCAGAGGGGGAGACGTTGTCTTTTCCGACGTTACGTTTAAGGAAATCACTAACTATCTAGGATTATCTCCAATGTTTGTACAGCTTGATGTACGAATAGCAGGAACCGATGATGTTGTTCTATCTATTCCACCTCTCAGCCTGCGTCCAAACCGAGCTTATACTGTCTATGCAGTAGGTTATGCACAAGGAAAACCTGCATTAGAAGCCTTAATTTCACAAGATCGCTAA
- a CDS encoding YpmS family protein, with product MKKWKWLFIGLLSVNLLLAVVIIGLIFQPVDEVTPLKSGDVEGDAELTILAKKEDLNILIDKYLKRELNNQPLNYDITLTDVVQLDGTIEVFGDDIDIRMTFTPEVQENGDIVLEQETLSIGKIQLPVKTVLRYVNNNFNLPEWVTIDPKSESVYVALQEMELQTDFNVKVEKFDLENDDIQVKLISKKE from the coding sequence ATGAAGAAGTGGAAATGGTTATTTATTGGATTGCTAAGCGTTAACCTTCTCTTAGCGGTTGTAATCATTGGCCTTATCTTTCAACCGGTCGATGAAGTAACACCGCTGAAGTCTGGAGACGTAGAAGGGGACGCTGAACTAACAATTTTAGCTAAAAAAGAAGATTTAAATATACTTATTGATAAGTATCTAAAAAGAGAGCTTAATAATCAGCCTCTTAATTACGACATCACGTTAACGGATGTCGTGCAGCTAGATGGAACCATTGAGGTTTTTGGAGATGATATTGATATTCGAATGACCTTTACTCCGGAAGTGCAAGAGAATGGAGATATTGTTCTTGAACAAGAAACGCTATCAATTGGAAAAATTCAACTTCCGGTAAAAACAGTACTTCGCTACGTTAATAATAATTTTAATCTTCCTGAATGGGTGACCATCGATCCGAAGAGTGAATCGGTATATGTAGCTCTTCAAGAGATGGAGCTTCAAACAGATTTTAATGTGAAGGTTGAAAAGTTTGACTTAGAAAATGATGATATACAAGTCAAATTAATTTCAAAGAAAGAATAG
- a CDS encoding GDSL-type esterase/lipase family protein, producing the protein MKRWKKIIVASVCSVTLASCSQPTFLVNQEDVVDQKEVQLTKKEQIPKGFFPVELEAVAIGDSLTEGIGDESKKGGYVPFIEQYIAKQNEVGNVTISNLGKKGNRTDQLLARLKDPSIASKVSRADMIYVTIGGNDVMKVVRDYFYDISIKTFESEKSKYEKRLNEVFQRIRKLNPDAHIYLIGFYNPFFKTLSDMKEINVVIDEWNQASQQVAMNYGNVTYVKVDDIFYDSPDNLLGKDEFHPNKKGYELMAERISHAMEEEDPLLGQNKEKAQGEEPNGNE; encoded by the coding sequence ATGAAAAGATGGAAAAAAATAATCGTGGCAAGCGTGTGCTCTGTCACTTTAGCTAGCTGTTCTCAGCCTACCTTTCTTGTTAACCAAGAGGACGTTGTAGATCAAAAAGAAGTTCAGCTTACAAAAAAGGAACAAATACCAAAGGGCTTTTTCCCTGTGGAATTAGAAGCTGTTGCGATAGGCGACTCGTTAACGGAAGGTATAGGAGATGAATCCAAAAAAGGTGGATACGTACCTTTTATTGAACAGTATATTGCTAAGCAAAACGAAGTGGGAAATGTAACAATTTCTAACCTGGGCAAAAAAGGTAATCGTACGGATCAGCTGTTAGCAAGACTGAAAGATCCATCAATTGCGAGCAAAGTTTCAAGAGCAGACATGATCTATGTTACAATTGGTGGTAACGACGTAATGAAAGTTGTAAGGGACTATTTTTATGATATTTCAATTAAAACATTTGAATCAGAAAAATCAAAATATGAAAAACGTTTAAATGAGGTCTTTCAACGAATTCGAAAGCTAAACCCAGATGCACATATTTATTTAATAGGATTTTATAATCCATTTTTTAAAACGCTAAGTGATATGAAAGAGATTAATGTTGTAATTGATGAATGGAACCAAGCAAGTCAACAAGTGGCAATGAATTATGGAAATGTAACATATGTGAAAGTAGATGATATCTTTTACGATTCTCCTGACAACCTCTTAGGAAAAGACGAGTTTCATCCTAATAAAAAAGGGTATGAGTTAATGGCGGAACGAATTAGCCATGCAATGGAGGAAGAAGATCCTTTATTGGGTCAAAACAAAGAGAAAGCACAGGGAGAAGAACCGAACGGAAACGAGTAA
- a CDS encoding SCO family protein, with protein sequence MLLCLVLILVLAACGSQIKDPLNWKLNSFTYTNQENKKVSLDDLKGKVWVSNFIFTNCETVCPPMTAHMAKLQKMVKEEGLDANFISFSVDPENDSPDKLKEFATKFNADFSNWHFLTGYTQQEIEKFALDQFKAVVKKPEKDPQVIHATTFYLINKEGTVMKSYSGVGDTPYDEIIKDMKTLSK encoded by the coding sequence ATGCTACTGTGTTTGGTTTTAATTCTTGTTTTAGCAGCTTGTGGATCACAAATTAAAGACCCTTTAAATTGGAAGCTCAATTCTTTTACTTATACAAATCAAGAGAATAAAAAAGTTAGTCTAGACGATCTTAAGGGGAAGGTTTGGGTCTCTAATTTTATTTTTACAAATTGTGAAACAGTTTGTCCACCAATGACTGCTCATATGGCTAAGCTTCAGAAAATGGTGAAAGAAGAGGGACTTGATGCTAATTTTATTTCTTTTAGTGTAGATCCAGAGAATGATTCACCAGATAAATTAAAAGAGTTTGCTACTAAGTTTAATGCAGATTTTTCGAATTGGCATTTTCTAACGGGTTACACCCAACAAGAAATTGAAAAATTTGCTTTGGACCAATTTAAAGCTGTTGTGAAAAAGCCAGAAAAAGATCCGCAAGTTATTCATGCTACAACTTTTTATTTGATCAATAAAGAAGGCACTGTTATGAAGTCTTATAGTGGTGTAGGAGATACTCCATATGACGAGATTATTAAAGATATGAAAACGTTAAGTAAGTAA
- a CDS encoding ATP-binding protein produces the protein MRNYIRNLSVFNKTVLFSTLIVIIVGVGTASVSYYLQNVTTKQLLTQNALTTTKLWKETLSPNEITQSVKAEDLPSALARTGIEKQFERIYKASPEYLQGHLFTVEPYENHGFKIVVTANPKVRQQLKPSMIYYGKKEFYTHFMKAKTEKTEAITDTYTDQFGTWITAFSPILNEKGEVIAMLAIDVDASVMTIYQQRLFSLLFFALLFLFTIIIFIQDWGLRVVMAPLKELVEGIKSVSNGNFQVKLQQKDASEIGQISQQFNVMTQRLQHLFQQVAATKEQLAVKQSSLESSGDLEKALDELEIIMERTKLQKELQRAEKMNAIGQLAASVAHEIRNPMTVVKGFLQLFQDNQKLTKSELGYIHLMISEMDRAEVIINDYLSLARPGVKEVDIIDCIVSVTSLVDLLSSYALLTSNIEIEIQTNQLAYVRGNKNEFNQVLLNIMKNGIEAMQDGGKLSVSIDVQDNQVQIAIKDTGEGMTKQELERLGTAFYSLKEKGTGIGLMVSYQIIEEMRGKITVESEKGKGSTFTILIPAYKT, from the coding sequence ATGAGAAATTATATTCGGAATTTAAGTGTGTTTAACAAAACTGTTTTGTTCTCCACGTTAATTGTTATTATTGTTGGAGTTGGGACAGCTTCGGTTAGCTACTATCTCCAAAATGTAACGACCAAGCAGTTACTCACTCAGAATGCACTAACGACAACAAAGCTTTGGAAAGAGACGTTATCTCCTAATGAGATCACGCAATCTGTTAAGGCAGAAGATTTACCTAGTGCTTTAGCTCGAACAGGGATTGAGAAACAGTTTGAGCGTATTTATAAGGCAAGTCCAGAATATTTACAAGGTCATCTGTTTACAGTAGAACCTTATGAAAATCATGGATTTAAAATAGTTGTTACTGCTAATCCAAAGGTGCGTCAACAGCTTAAACCTTCTATGATATACTATGGAAAAAAAGAGTTTTATACCCATTTTATGAAAGCGAAAACAGAAAAAACAGAAGCGATAACAGATACATATACGGATCAGTTTGGGACATGGATTACTGCCTTTTCTCCTATTTTAAACGAAAAAGGCGAAGTTATTGCTATGCTGGCAATTGATGTTGATGCTAGCGTAATGACAATTTATCAGCAGCGTTTGTTTTCATTACTATTTTTTGCTCTTCTTTTTCTATTTACAATCATTATTTTTATTCAAGATTGGGGGCTGCGCGTGGTAATGGCGCCTCTTAAAGAATTAGTAGAGGGCATTAAATCAGTTAGTAATGGTAACTTTCAAGTTAAATTACAGCAGAAAGATGCTTCGGAAATTGGTCAAATCAGCCAGCAGTTTAATGTAATGACACAAAGATTACAGCATTTGTTCCAGCAGGTTGCTGCTACAAAAGAACAGTTGGCAGTAAAGCAATCGAGCTTGGAGTCTAGTGGAGATTTAGAAAAAGCTCTGGATGAACTTGAGATTATTATGGAACGAACGAAACTTCAAAAGGAGCTTCAGCGTGCAGAGAAGATGAATGCAATTGGTCAGTTAGCTGCATCTGTCGCGCATGAAATTCGAAATCCAATGACCGTGGTAAAAGGTTTCTTACAGCTGTTTCAAGATAACCAAAAGCTAACAAAATCGGAGTTGGGTTATATTCATTTAATGATTAGCGAAATGGACCGAGCCGAAGTTATCATTAACGATTATTTATCTTTAGCACGACCTGGGGTAAAAGAAGTAGATATTATTGACTGCATCGTAAGCGTAACGAGCTTAGTTGATTTATTGTCTTCATATGCACTGTTAACAAGCAATATTGAAATTGAAATTCAAACGAATCAGTTAGCATACGTTCGAGGCAATAAAAATGAATTTAACCAAGTGCTTCTTAACATTATGAAAAATGGTATTGAAGCTATGCAAGATGGTGGAAAGCTCTCTGTGTCTATTGATGTACAAGATAATCAAGTTCAAATTGCAATTAAAGATACCGGTGAAGGAATGACGAAACAAGAGTTGGAGAGGCTAGGAACAGCTTTTTATTCATTAAAAGAAAAAGGTACAGGGATTGGCTTAATGGTATCGTATCAAATTATAGAAGAAATGAGAGGCAAAATTACGGTTGAAAGTGAGAAAGGAAAAGGATCTACGTTTACTATTTTAATACCAGCATATAAAACGTAA